From a single Bacillus gobiensis genomic region:
- the fliS gene encoding flagellar export chaperone FliS, which yields MAMKNPFTAYQQNSVNTASPGELTLMLYNGCLKFIKLAAQSIQEGAIDQKNENLVKAQNIIQELQVTLNRDVTISEQFAIIYDYIYRRLVDANVKNDLSILLEVEGYIIEFRDTWKQAIQIDRQERQKSGGFK from the coding sequence ATGGCAATGAAAAACCCTTTCACAGCCTACCAGCAAAATTCAGTCAATACAGCATCACCAGGAGAATTAACACTTATGCTGTATAACGGCTGCCTGAAATTCATAAAACTGGCGGCACAATCAATACAAGAGGGTGCGATAGATCAAAAGAACGAAAACTTGGTGAAGGCTCAAAACATAATTCAAGAATTACAGGTAACGCTTAACCGTGACGTTACGATCTCAGAGCAATTCGCCATAATTTATGATTACATTTACCGCCGCTTGGTGGACGCGAATGTGAAAAATGACCTTTCCATTCTGTTGGAAGTGGAAGGATACATTATTGAATTTCGTGACACATGGAAGCAGGCCATCCAAATAGACAGACAAGAACGGCAAAAATCAGGCGGGTTTAAGTAA
- a CDS encoding flagellar hook-associated protein 2, which yields MRIGGLASGMDIDSMVGELMKAQRMPLDKLNQKKQVLGWQRDQYRDINKKMADLDTYIFDKMALSNTYNKKKVTSSGESKVTARSINSTQNYSAKIQVDKLATSTTYKSGDITKFTQGDHALEFHVTDPGNSQANPDPVKINIASTDTLDDIVKKINGSELGVTAMKEKILDSSTGEYTETIAFTSVKTGKGGKIEAADDATANFMSSSLGFSLNGRELNSLQLGENAKVKVNGFDMEKTSNQFAINGMEYTLLNTTSSELTISSETDTDGIYDTIKEFVDKYNGLIDEVNQKVNESRYRDYQPLTAEQKKEMSEDEIKLWEEKAKSGLLKNDSILTSGMNGMRMDFYSGVKSDGTTQQLTEFGISTSSVYQLRGHLEIDEDQLKQKIKEDPESLQQLFVGGGRNASYEEKGIAYRLRATMDTTMKQIENKAGNTTKSNNQFSIGKSLDDVDKQVNRFEDRMKQVEDGYWRQFSAMETAIQRMNEQSAYMSQQFGSLGG from the coding sequence ATGAGGATTGGCGGATTAGCATCTGGAATGGATATAGATTCAATGGTTGGAGAATTAATGAAGGCGCAGCGTATGCCACTGGACAAGCTAAATCAAAAAAAGCAGGTTCTTGGTTGGCAGCGCGACCAATACCGGGATATTAACAAGAAAATGGCCGATTTAGATACATATATATTTGATAAGATGGCTCTTTCAAATACGTATAACAAAAAAAAAGTGACGAGCTCTGGTGAAAGCAAGGTTACAGCACGTTCCATTAATTCAACACAAAATTATTCGGCAAAAATACAAGTAGACAAGCTTGCGACATCAACGACATATAAATCGGGAGATATTACGAAGTTTACCCAGGGAGATCATGCGCTGGAATTTCATGTGACAGATCCGGGGAACTCCCAAGCAAATCCAGACCCTGTGAAAATTAATATCGCATCAACAGATACACTGGACGATATTGTCAAAAAAATTAACGGGTCAGAACTCGGCGTCACCGCGATGAAGGAAAAGATATTAGACTCAAGCACAGGGGAATATACCGAAACGATTGCCTTTACCTCCGTAAAAACTGGAAAAGGCGGCAAGATTGAAGCTGCAGATGATGCGACCGCGAACTTTATGAGTTCTTCTCTAGGTTTTTCGTTAAATGGGCGTGAACTGAATTCACTTCAACTAGGGGAAAATGCCAAAGTAAAAGTAAATGGCTTTGACATGGAAAAAACATCAAACCAGTTCGCCATCAACGGAATGGAGTACACCCTTTTAAATACGACGTCTTCAGAATTGACAATATCAAGCGAAACGGACACTGATGGTATTTATGACACGATTAAAGAATTCGTTGATAAATACAACGGCTTGATCGATGAAGTCAATCAGAAGGTGAACGAGTCACGTTATCGGGATTATCAGCCTTTAACGGCAGAGCAAAAGAAAGAAATGAGCGAAGATGAAATAAAACTGTGGGAAGAAAAAGCAAAGAGCGGATTGCTGAAAAATGACAGCATCTTAACAAGCGGTATGAATGGGATGAGAATGGACTTTTATTCCGGAGTGAAAAGTGATGGCACAACTCAGCAGCTGACTGAATTCGGAATTTCAACTTCGAGTGTGTATCAATTACGAGGCCATCTTGAAATTGATGAAGATCAATTGAAACAAAAAATCAAGGAAGATCCAGAATCGCTGCAACAGCTTTTCGTTGGAGGAGGCAGGAATGCGTCTTATGAAGAAAAGGGCATCGCTTACCGTTTGCGGGCGACGATGGATACGACCATGAAGCAAATTGAAAATAAAGCGGGAAATACGACGAAGTCAAATAATCAGTTTTCGATCGGAAAAAGCCTTGATGATGTTGACAAGCAGGTGAATCGTTTTGAAGACAGGATGAAGCAAGTCGAAGATGGGTACTGGAGGCAATTCTCTGCGATGGAAACAGCGATTCAGCGAATGAATGAACAATCAGCATATATGTCTCAGCAATTCGGAAGTTTAGGAGGATAA
- the flaG gene encoding flagellar protein FlaG, producing MPIDKVTSLSNRTIEAYHSRTSGIRTEDYQQNEEKLTSDETNLKKTVQAANELLEPTQVHIQFELHEKLDEYYVKVINTKTDEIIKEIPTKKWLDFYAAMVEFMGFLVDRSI from the coding sequence ATGCCAATTGACAAAGTGACATCGTTATCCAATCGTACGATAGAAGCTTATCATTCTAGGACATCAGGTATTCGCACAGAGGATTATCAGCAGAATGAAGAAAAATTGACAAGTGATGAAACGAACCTTAAAAAGACGGTACAGGCAGCAAATGAGCTTCTGGAGCCGACACAGGTACATATTCAGTTCGAGCTCCATGAGAAGCTGGATGAATATTATGTAAAAGTTATCAATACAAAGACAGATGAGATAATCAAGGAAATCCCCACAAAAAAATGGCTTGATTTTTATGCCGCTATGGTTGAGTTTATGGGGTTTTTAGTCGATAGATCGATATAG
- a CDS encoding flavodoxin family protein, translating into MGVFLGSARREGNTEELVNRVIKNIDADVFHLLDYRIEPIVDMRHTEQGFSPVDDDAEDLVKKMLEYDVLIFATPLYWYTMSGHMKNFIDRWSQFLRSESLGFLPNMKQKKAYLIVTSGDKRKITPLPLVQQFQYICQFIGVEFVDYLLGTGNKPGEIVDDSSALAKAEEWNAIFRNM; encoded by the coding sequence ATAGGAGTTTTTTTGGGTAGTGCAAGACGGGAAGGCAACACGGAGGAACTTGTCAATCGGGTGATTAAAAATATTGATGCAGATGTATTCCATTTGCTTGATTATCGGATTGAACCGATTGTAGATATGAGACATACGGAGCAGGGTTTTTCGCCTGTAGACGATGATGCAGAAGACTTGGTAAAGAAAATGCTTGAGTATGATGTGCTGATTTTTGCTACTCCGCTCTACTGGTACACGATGTCGGGGCATATGAAAAATTTTATCGATCGGTGGTCGCAATTTTTAAGGAGCGAGTCACTTGGCTTCTTACCTAATATGAAACAAAAGAAAGCTTACCTCATAGTTACATCCGGGGATAAGAGAAAAATTACGCCGCTGCCATTGGTTCAGCAATTTCAATACATATGCCAATTTATAGGAGTGGAATTTGTAGATTATTTACTTGGCACAGGCAATAAGCCAGGAGAGATAGTTGATGATTCTTCCGCCCTTGCAAAAGCGGAAGAATGGAATGCAATATTTAGAAATATGTAG
- the rfbB gene encoding dTDP-glucose 4,6-dehydratase, with translation MNILVTGGAGFIGSHFVKYMLSTYPGCLIVNYDFLTYAGNLETLREIEGNSKHIFVKGSINDSELLHETMRKHSIDIIVHFAAETHVDKSIQSSSRFTQTNLGGTQVLLDAALTFQVDRYIQISTDEVYGSLGDTGSFQETDSLLPNSPYSASKAGADLLARAYYKTYGLPVVITRCSNNYGSFQHPEKVIPLFITNALVKKQLPVYGSGKNVRDWIHVRDHCSAIDAVLHRGSLGETYNVGGSNERSNIELAELILYELGLPSSFIEFVADRPGHDYRYAIDSSKLINSLGWKPEISFTDGLKETITWYMQNEDWWKPLKPF, from the coding sequence ATGAATATATTAGTAACTGGCGGAGCAGGTTTTATTGGAAGCCACTTTGTTAAATATATGCTTTCCACATATCCCGGGTGCTTGATTGTGAACTATGATTTCCTCACGTATGCCGGAAACCTGGAAACGCTCCGTGAGATAGAAGGAAACAGCAAGCATATCTTTGTCAAGGGAAGTATAAACGACTCCGAGCTGTTGCATGAAACGATGCGCAAGCATTCCATTGATATTATCGTGCATTTTGCGGCTGAAACCCACGTTGACAAAAGCATACAAAGCAGCAGCCGTTTTACACAGACGAATTTAGGCGGTACACAAGTATTGTTGGATGCGGCTCTCACATTTCAAGTCGATCGATACATCCAGATTTCAACCGATGAAGTTTACGGAAGCCTTGGAGATACTGGATCATTTCAAGAAACTGATTCTCTCCTGCCTAACAGTCCATATTCAGCCAGTAAAGCCGGAGCAGATCTTTTAGCCAGAGCCTATTACAAAACGTACGGGCTGCCGGTAGTCATAACAAGATGCTCAAATAATTATGGTTCATTTCAACATCCGGAAAAGGTGATCCCCCTTTTTATTACGAATGCTTTAGTAAAAAAACAACTTCCTGTATACGGAAGCGGTAAAAACGTTCGCGACTGGATTCATGTAAGGGATCACTGTTCAGCAATTGATGCTGTTCTTCATCGGGGCAGTTTGGGCGAAACCTACAATGTAGGAGGCAGCAATGAACGGAGCAATATTGAATTAGCTGAATTGATTTTATACGAACTTGGACTTCCATCCTCTTTCATTGAGTTCGTCGCAGATAGGCCGGGCCATGATTATCGCTATGCGATTGATTCATCAAAATTAATAAACAGCCTCGGATGGAAGCCCGAAATCAGCTTTACTGATGGCCTTAAAGAGACAATCACCTGGTATATGCAAAACGAGGACTGGTGGAAACCGCTTAAGCCTTTTTAA
- a CDS encoding YndJ family protein — protein MNRTNGIAGWILFVLFLACTYQQFLIAETLVLASILIFVPAVMKLTSHSYRNGKEPFLKKAVIGLYPFAAAAATLAFLFDSVYFASGWFLYTGLLALYGFQRLAERGFANIEETSIDAGFMYLVLGGFWFTAYVGEFEIMNFGPLILLLTAVHFHYSAFLLPIFNGLLGRRLTSFRRVYACVTWILLLSPLVIAAGISFSRQLEFVSVFLYTASLYVYGFLVLKTPFSRRIAKMLVGFSSFILLLTIFFSLIYSFGVLRQQATFTIENMIWIHGLVNAAGVIVPALVGWSLEKPAAAYSFYGLPLSEIKGSGNIGERFLEKENLVSEANCTGLVDQIADFYSVDFKGTDPLIKDFYEQTENYQLYAQVTWKGWFRPFLAIYSFFSKRMGQLYLPQHAEWEEMTGELKGVDSKQDGREKVRAWVRCNQRGEAIFLALYSKHSYQNETYMNVALPLPFASMTGILKPYGTKNGGLLLTSKRRKDGWGDEGIYLNKLRLPLEESFDLSADGSQELSAVHRMWIVGLPFLTIDYIIRKKDRFKKA, from the coding sequence TTGAACCGTACAAACGGCATTGCCGGCTGGATATTGTTTGTTTTATTTTTGGCCTGTACTTATCAGCAATTTTTGATCGCAGAAACGCTAGTCTTGGCATCAATTTTGATATTTGTACCTGCCGTTATGAAGCTTACTTCACATTCATACAGAAATGGGAAAGAGCCTTTTCTAAAAAAAGCCGTGATTGGTTTGTATCCATTTGCCGCTGCTGCCGCAACTCTGGCTTTTCTGTTTGATTCTGTTTATTTTGCATCTGGTTGGTTTCTCTACACTGGACTTCTGGCATTATATGGGTTTCAAAGACTGGCAGAAAGAGGGTTTGCCAATATAGAAGAAACGTCAATCGATGCAGGATTTATGTACTTGGTTCTTGGAGGTTTCTGGTTTACTGCTTACGTAGGAGAATTCGAGATTATGAATTTTGGCCCGTTGATCCTTTTGTTAACGGCTGTCCACTTTCATTATTCTGCTTTTTTGCTGCCAATCTTCAACGGATTATTGGGGAGAAGGTTGACGTCTTTCCGCAGGGTATATGCCTGCGTGACTTGGATACTTCTTCTCTCTCCTCTAGTGATTGCTGCTGGGATTTCTTTTTCCAGGCAGCTTGAATTTGTTTCAGTTTTTTTATATACAGCTTCTCTTTATGTATACGGCTTTCTTGTTTTAAAGACACCTTTCTCACGGCGAATCGCCAAGATGTTGGTTGGATTCTCGTCGTTCATATTGCTGCTGACGATTTTCTTTTCCCTGATTTACTCCTTTGGCGTGCTTCGGCAGCAAGCCACATTTACAATTGAAAATATGATTTGGATCCATGGCCTTGTTAACGCAGCAGGTGTCATCGTTCCTGCCTTAGTTGGTTGGAGCCTGGAAAAGCCAGCCGCAGCTTATTCATTTTACGGACTCCCTTTGAGCGAAATAAAGGGTTCTGGCAATATAGGCGAACGATTTTTAGAGAAAGAGAATTTAGTATCGGAAGCAAACTGCACAGGTTTGGTCGATCAAATAGCTGACTTTTATTCTGTTGATTTCAAAGGGACTGATCCCCTGATAAAGGATTTCTATGAGCAGACAGAAAATTATCAGCTTTATGCACAAGTGACTTGGAAAGGCTGGTTTCGGCCATTTCTTGCAATCTATTCTTTTTTCAGCAAGCGAATGGGTCAGCTTTATTTGCCGCAGCACGCAGAATGGGAGGAAATGACGGGAGAATTAAAAGGGGTTGATTCCAAACAAGATGGCAGAGAAAAAGTCCGTGCCTGGGTCAGATGCAACCAACGCGGGGAAGCGATTTTTCTTGCATTATACAGCAAGCATTCGTATCAAAATGAGACATATATGAACGTTGCATTGCCGCTCCCCTTTGCAAGTATGACCGGAATATTGAAGCCCTACGGAACGAAGAATGGCGGGCTCCTTTTAACGAGCAAACGCCGGAAAGACGGGTGGGGGGACGAAGGAATCTATTTGAACAAGCTCCGTCTCCCGCTTGAAGAATCGTTTGATTTATCCGCAGATGGCAGCCAGGAGCTGTCGGCTGTGCACCGGATGTGGATTGTTGGATTGCCATTTTTAACAATTGACTACATCATCAGAAAAAAAGACCGGTTTAAAAAGGCTTAA
- a CDS encoding DUF4166 domain-containing protein yields the protein MSIYQAILGHDFHMLHPKLRKRYLITADKEFNGKGTMSEISGGNAFVRLLFKLALPYRCFYPERGENIPFSIVNRAIEAEDGTAGVLWNRTFSFGKKNRYFDAKMILDDEKDEIIDFFGQPPFFISTLEFSVESDGSLVITSDKQWLYVFKKRIPLPKMLYGYTLVKESYDDKNDCYLIEVHVDNPLFGTLFFYKGSFRELEESI from the coding sequence ATGTCGATTTATCAAGCTATTTTAGGACATGATTTTCACATGCTCCATCCGAAATTGCGAAAACGTTATCTGATTACAGCTGATAAAGAGTTTAACGGAAAAGGGACCATGTCTGAAATATCCGGAGGTAACGCTTTTGTCCGCCTATTATTTAAATTGGCGCTGCCTTATCGTTGTTTTTATCCTGAGAGAGGGGAAAACATTCCGTTTTCAATCGTTAACCGTGCGATAGAAGCAGAAGACGGAACAGCTGGAGTCCTTTGGAATCGAACTTTTTCATTTGGTAAAAAAAACAGATATTTTGACGCGAAGATGATACTTGATGATGAAAAAGATGAAATCATTGATTTTTTTGGACAGCCGCCGTTTTTTATCAGCACCCTGGAGTTTTCTGTAGAAAGTGATGGCTCGCTCGTCATCACATCAGATAAGCAGTGGCTATACGTGTTCAAAAAACGAATTCCTCTTCCGAAAATGCTTTACGGCTACACTCTGGTGAAAGAATCGTATGATGACAAAAACGACTGCTATCTCATAGAGGTTCATGTTGATAATCCCCTTTTTGGCACATTATTTTTTTATAAAGGAAGCTTTCGGGAATTGGAGGAATCAATTTGA
- a CDS encoding KGG domain-containing protein produces MANNNDNKMSREEAGRRGGEQTSKNHDKEFYQEIGEKGGEQTRKDHDKEYYQEIGEKGGEATSKNHDKEHYQEIGRKGGRN; encoded by the coding sequence ATGGCTAACAACAATGATAACAAAATGAGTCGTGAAGAAGCAGGCAGAAGAGGCGGAGAGCAAACGAGCAAAAACCACGATAAAGAATTCTATCAAGAAATCGGTGAAAAAGGCGGAGAGCAAACAAGAAAGGATCACGATAAAGAATATTATCAAGAAATCGGTGAAAAAGGCGGAGAAGCAACCAGCAAGAACCACGACAAAGAACATTATCAAGAAATTGGCCGCAAAGGCGGTAGAAATTAA
- a CDS encoding S8 family peptidase, producing MMKKNLLAYLTLFLTAVFIFIFNGSASAESTSLKSKDYIVGFKSSEIGAMSNEVTVSKAGGKLEKQFSIINAAKATLTDKAVKDLKNNPAVAYIEEDHIATAYEQAYKLKPSAQTVPYGIPHIKADRVQAQGYSGGGVKVAVLDTGIDASHEDLNVVGGASFVPSEPSPYSDGNGHGTHVSGTVAALNNTTGVLGVAPDASLYAVKVLDSAGSGSYSGIVSGIEWATANGMDVINMSLGGSSGSKALKQAVDNAYANDVVVVAAAGNSGSSGGRVNTIGYPAKYSSVIAVGAVDSNNKKAYFSSVGDELEVMAPGVSVQSTLPGNQYTELDGTSMASPHVAGAAALIKSKHPDLSASQIRQRLSDTADYLGDHFYYGNGVINVEAAAN from the coding sequence ATGATGAAGAAGAATCTATTAGCCTATCTCACGTTATTTCTTACAGCTGTTTTCATTTTTATATTTAACGGCTCTGCCTCAGCAGAAAGTACAAGCCTTAAATCAAAAGATTATATCGTAGGGTTCAAATCTTCTGAAATCGGTGCCATGTCAAACGAAGTTACCGTGTCTAAAGCCGGAGGAAAGTTAGAAAAGCAATTTTCAATCATTAACGCGGCAAAGGCGACTCTCACAGATAAAGCTGTGAAGGATTTGAAAAATAATCCCGCGGTTGCATATATTGAAGAGGATCATATTGCTACAGCCTATGAACAAGCTTATAAGCTGAAGCCATCTGCTCAAACGGTTCCATACGGAATCCCGCATATTAAAGCAGATCGTGTCCAAGCTCAAGGCTACAGTGGCGGCGGGGTAAAGGTGGCTGTTTTAGATACCGGAATTGATGCTTCCCATGAGGACTTGAATGTCGTTGGGGGAGCAAGCTTTGTTCCGAGTGAGCCAAGTCCATACAGTGATGGCAATGGCCATGGTACTCACGTATCTGGTACAGTTGCAGCATTAAACAATACGACCGGGGTGCTGGGGGTTGCTCCAGATGCTTCCCTATATGCCGTTAAAGTGCTGGACTCTGCAGGAAGCGGCTCTTACAGCGGCATTGTAAGCGGTATTGAATGGGCAACTGCAAACGGAATGGATGTCATTAATATGAGCTTGGGGGGATCATCAGGCTCAAAAGCATTGAAGCAAGCCGTAGATAATGCGTATGCAAATGACGTCGTTGTTGTTGCTGCAGCAGGAAACAGCGGTTCGTCTGGCGGAAGAGTAAATACAATCGGCTACCCTGCCAAGTACAGCTCCGTTATCGCTGTCGGCGCAGTGGATAGCAACAATAAAAAAGCATACTTTTCAAGCGTAGGAGATGAGCTGGAAGTGATGGCTCCGGGAGTCAGTGTTCAAAGTACATTACCTGGAAATCAATACACCGAGCTGGATGGAACGTCGATGGCTTCTCCTCATGTAGCTGGCGCAGCTGCATTAATTAAATCAAAGCATCCTGACCTTTCGGCAAGTCAAATACGTCAACGTTTATCCGACACAGCAGATTATTTGGGTGATCATTTTTATTACGGAAACGGAGTTATTAATGTAGAGGCTGCTGCGAATTAA
- a CDS encoding FAD-dependent oxidoreductase: MITSKLTQGKTDRALIIGGSIAGLLAARVLADYYEEVLIVDKDDLPEYPQVRSDTPQAFHPHRFTESGKIIFERFFLGYEEELLSYGAPSSLDKTIYQMNQYGSLTLQYPRNDIKFSRSLLEWVIRKRVQKIPNVHFLSKQDVICLVTNPEQTVVTGVSVRERGQIGQEETLFADMVFDTSGRTSKLAKWLEDLGYNVPEPDLLKVSLGYNTRRYKLASHQIHLTDKWDVINIAGQPANGTFTGVFSFIENHVAEVLLYRPRGCYLPVNAEEFELEISQLPSPIISEIVKEFEPITPPRGFRVSELNRHHFEKMERWPSGLLVLGDAFCIFDPIFGQGMTVAAMEAELLEICLQEQKIDPLNPILSKGFSERYRR; this comes from the coding sequence ATGATTACTTCAAAGCTTACGCAAGGAAAAACAGATCGTGCTCTGATTATCGGGGGAAGTATCGCCGGATTACTGGCTGCGAGAGTGCTTGCTGATTATTATGAAGAGGTTCTTATCGTTGATAAAGACGATTTACCAGAATACCCGCAAGTCCGTTCAGACACTCCACAGGCTTTTCATCCCCATCGTTTCACAGAGAGTGGCAAAATAATTTTTGAACGTTTTTTTCTAGGGTACGAAGAAGAATTATTATCTTATGGAGCCCCTTCATCACTAGATAAAACCATTTATCAAATGAATCAATATGGAAGCCTCACACTGCAATACCCACGGAATGATATTAAGTTTAGCCGATCTTTGCTAGAGTGGGTGATTCGAAAACGCGTGCAAAAGATACCCAATGTTCATTTTCTCTCGAAGCAAGATGTCATCTGTCTAGTAACGAATCCAGAGCAAACAGTTGTCACAGGGGTCAGTGTCCGAGAACGCGGCCAAATCGGGCAGGAGGAAACACTTTTCGCAGACATGGTATTTGATACGAGCGGCCGCACCTCTAAACTCGCGAAATGGCTGGAGGATTTGGGATACAACGTGCCAGAACCGGATCTTTTAAAGGTATCTCTCGGCTATAATACTCGCCGTTATAAGCTTGCTTCTCACCAAATACATCTGACAGACAAATGGGATGTCATTAACATCGCTGGCCAACCTGCTAATGGAACTTTTACAGGAGTCTTTTCCTTTATTGAAAATCATGTAGCAGAGGTTTTGCTTTATCGTCCAAGGGGCTGCTATCTACCTGTAAATGCCGAAGAATTTGAACTGGAGATTTCACAGCTTCCAAGCCCGATCATCTCCGAAATCGTCAAAGAGTTTGAACCAATCACTCCACCACGAGGATTTCGCGTTTCTGAATTGAACCGTCATCACTTTGAAAAAATGGAGAGATGGCCATCTGGTTTGTTAGTTTTAGGAGATGCTTTCTGCATTTTTGATCCGATATTTGGTCAAGGAATGACAGTCGCTGCGATGGAAGCAGAACTACTGGAAATCTGTTTGCAGGAGCAAAAAATTGATCCTTTAAACCCAATTTTGAGCAAAGGGTTCTCCGAAAGATACAGGAGGTGA
- the yunB gene encoding sporulation protein YunB: MRRKGPVPFKIVFIYSLILLLFFNICTFVIVDRIIEPMLMKVAKIEVKSIATDAINGAIEKNREKIDINKLIVRHSQGDGKNSPISFNPSVYQEFLTGLTKDIHEEIGKKTNHFSEANDDEKELKVYYIPLGAATGNTIFANTGPKIPIEMMLAGTVESQLKTNTKSEGINNVWLEILVELNVDIQVIIPSLTSEEPMKTTVKIGDYFFPGEVPEYYSGNGSGNSPVISYPSNDESNQ; the protein is encoded by the coding sequence TTGAGACGAAAAGGGCCTGTTCCTTTCAAAATAGTTTTCATCTATTCTTTGATCCTATTGCTCTTCTTTAATATTTGTACATTTGTGATTGTGGATCGAATCATTGAACCGATGTTAATGAAGGTTGCTAAAATTGAGGTGAAAAGCATTGCAACGGACGCGATAAATGGAGCCATAGAAAAAAATCGCGAGAAAATTGATATTAATAAGCTAATTGTCCGCCATAGCCAGGGGGATGGGAAAAACTCGCCAATTAGCTTTAATCCTTCCGTGTATCAAGAATTTTTGACAGGATTGACTAAGGATATTCATGAGGAAATAGGGAAAAAGACCAACCATTTTTCAGAAGCAAACGACGATGAAAAAGAATTAAAAGTCTATTATATCCCGTTAGGTGCGGCTACCGGAAATACCATTTTTGCCAATACCGGCCCGAAAATTCCGATCGAAATGATGCTCGCCGGCACCGTAGAATCACAATTGAAGACGAATACAAAAAGTGAAGGGATCAATAATGTCTGGTTAGAAATATTAGTCGAGCTGAATGTCGACATTCAAGTCATTATTCCTTCATTAACCTCTGAAGAACCGATGAAGACAACAGTCAAAATCGGCGACTACTTTTTTCCAGGAGAAGTACCCGAGTATTATAGCGGCAATGGGTCGGGCAATTCTCCAGTTATTAGCTATCCTTCTAACGACGAAAGTAATCAATAG
- a CDS encoding PDC sensor domain-containing protein — translation MGLQHKEVGYLQSIGKGLHETSNSLAAAIQGMNVENRAITNDIQNLDTLQKLLAKISSHHELQTLDPRLHHEILTSYFNETAEIEAIWSNKTDGTFIFSKPEAGLFNAKQREWWKQAMDGAVYVSDPYISAITKASCVTLSQAIKNSEGETIGVIGMDLHTKIERQ, via the coding sequence ATGGGCCTTCAGCACAAAGAGGTTGGATACCTGCAATCCATTGGCAAGGGACTGCATGAAACGTCGAATTCGTTAGCAGCTGCTATTCAAGGTATGAATGTAGAAAATAGGGCGATTACGAATGATATTCAAAATCTTGATACGCTGCAAAAGCTGCTTGCCAAAATATCGAGCCATCACGAGCTTCAAACACTCGATCCCCGGCTGCATCATGAAATATTGACATCTTATTTTAATGAAACCGCCGAAATTGAGGCTATTTGGTCAAATAAAACTGATGGTACATTTATTTTTTCAAAGCCTGAAGCGGGCTTGTTCAATGCGAAGCAAAGAGAATGGTGGAAACAAGCAATGGATGGAGCCGTTTATGTATCCGATCCGTATATTTCAGCGATCACGAAAGCCTCTTGTGTGACTCTTTCACAGGCGATCAAAAATTCAGAGGGAGAAACAATAGGCGTCATCGGTATGGATTTACACACAAAAATAGAACGGCAATAG
- a CDS encoding methyl-accepting chemotaxis protein, protein MDRLKRIADKSVTESEGLKESSDKAMEQIQDAFATLQQVSAAAVQIKEISSQLSTDSNDSLETVSDVRKSLANTSQMVTELKEYNQSVSKKIAELSHQASTIEDMNSIIKEIIKKTTMLSLNASIEAARAGEHGKGFSVVAQEIKSLSDQSRDAVNQSSQLLSAIEESVCEVVESVENEKRAVEKGIDEIEKMSAQMEGIYQKKKGVHQQVEQTENASINQSAMSQNAAAKLELVVKTVQLTLDFVT, encoded by the coding sequence ATGGACCGGCTAAAGCGAATTGCAGACAAATCGGTTACAGAAAGTGAAGGATTAAAGGAAAGTAGCGACAAAGCGATGGAGCAAATTCAAGATGCTTTTGCCACCTTGCAGCAGGTTTCCGCCGCAGCTGTACAAATAAAAGAAATATCCAGCCAGTTAAGTACTGATAGCAATGATTCGCTAGAGACTGTCAGCGATGTTAGAAAATCGTTGGCGAATACAAGTCAAATGGTTACTGAGCTGAAGGAATATAATCAATCCGTCAGTAAAAAAATTGCCGAGCTATCCCATCAAGCTTCAACGATTGAAGATATGAACAGCATCATCAAAGAAATTATCAAAAAAACGACAATGCTCTCGCTGAATGCATCAATTGAAGCAGCAAGAGCAGGGGAACATGGGAAAGGATTTTCAGTTGTCGCGCAAGAAATTAAATCGCTTTCCGATCAGAGCCGTGATGCAGTTAATCAGTCATCGCAGCTGCTCTCTGCCATTGAGGAGAGTGTTTGTGAGGTAGTGGAGTCCGTTGAAAATGAAAAAAGGGCAGTCGAAAAAGGAATTGACGAAATAGAAAAAATGTCAGCTCAGATGGAAGGCATATATCAAAAGAAAAAGGGTGTTCATCAACAAGTTGAACAAACAGAGAACGCCAGCATAAACCAATCAGCCATGTCACAAAATGCCGCTGCAAAACTTGAATTAGTTGTAAAGACGGTTCAGCTGACTCTTGATTTTGTGACATGA